In Bacillus toyonensis BCT-7112, a single window of DNA contains:
- a CDS encoding serine hydrolase: MKKILSILLLLLLSIYSLVVTTSHAEEKIHIEAAAALLFDADTGKILHEQNPDELLAIASMSKLIVVYAVLEAIKEGKITWDTKVNISDYAYEVSRNNEFSNVPFEKGRQYTVKELYHSIVIFSANGSSIALAELLAGSEKNFLNLANDHAKKLGLKKYKFVNATGLNNADLKGKHPEGTDPNGENSMSARDMGILSKTIITKYPEMLEDTKQRFRNFPDNHPKPIRMENWNWMLPGAAFAYEGSDGLKTGSSDTAGYGFTITAKRGDLRLISVIIKTKSMDERFTESRALIEYGFNSFKKQKLKIDKNNTISVVKGKADQVTVAPEKEITVIAKKGDKSPYKISTEADKSLAEDGHLIAPIKKDTKVGSIVLESTDKYGFLDGNKSMKVAAKTTEEVEKANWFVLTMRSVGDFFSNLWSKIF; the protein is encoded by the coding sequence TACAGGAAAAATACTGCATGAGCAAAATCCAGATGAATTACTAGCTATCGCTAGTATGTCAAAATTAATTGTTGTTTATGCTGTTTTAGAGGCAATTAAAGAAGGGAAAATTACTTGGGATACAAAAGTAAATATTTCTGATTATGCTTATGAAGTCTCTCGTAATAACGAATTCTCTAACGTACCGTTTGAAAAAGGACGTCAATATACTGTAAAAGAATTATATCATTCTATCGTTATCTTCTCTGCGAATGGATCTAGTATTGCTTTAGCAGAACTTCTTGCAGGAAGCGAAAAAAACTTCTTAAATCTTGCAAATGACCATGCAAAAAAACTAGGGTTAAAGAAATATAAATTTGTAAACGCTACTGGGTTAAATAACGCTGATTTAAAAGGGAAACATCCTGAAGGAACTGATCCGAATGGAGAAAACTCCATGTCAGCTCGCGATATGGGTATTCTTTCAAAAACAATTATTACAAAGTATCCAGAAATGCTAGAGGATACAAAACAAAGATTTAGAAACTTCCCGGATAATCATCCGAAGCCAATTCGTATGGAAAACTGGAACTGGATGTTACCAGGTGCTGCTTTCGCTTATGAAGGGTCAGATGGTTTGAAAACAGGAAGTTCTGATACGGCTGGATATGGATTCACTATTACAGCAAAACGTGGTGATTTACGTCTTATTTCCGTTATTATTAAGACAAAATCAATGGACGAACGTTTCACAGAATCTCGTGCATTAATTGAATATGGATTTAATAGCTTCAAAAAACAAAAGCTGAAAATTGATAAAAATAATACAATCTCTGTAGTAAAAGGGAAAGCAGATCAAGTAACTGTTGCACCTGAAAAAGAAATAACAGTAATTGCGAAAAAGGGTGACAAGTCACCTTACAAAATTTCTACTGAAGCAGATAAGTCACTCGCTGAAGATGGACATTTAATTGCTCCTATTAAGAAAGATACAAAGGTGGGTTCCATCGTTTTAGAATCAACTGATAAATATGGTTTCTTAGATGGAAATAAGAGCATGAAGGTTGCTGCAAAAACGACAGAAGAAGTAGAAAAAGCAAATTGGTTCGTATTAACAATGCGTTCCGTTGGTGATTTCTTCTCAAACTTATGGTCCAAAATATTTTAA
- a CDS encoding YwdI family protein, which yields MQISSDKILNKMANEIAKAKSSEGQKSKDHLLVVRALCDLLLDEQVESSTYREPQIQSQVIRSQPITTVQPVQPVIPVSGEPVYIKEEGANGNSLFDF from the coding sequence AAATATCGAGCGATAAGATTTTAAATAAAATGGCGAATGAAATTGCAAAGGCAAAAAGTAGTGAAGGACAAAAATCAAAAGATCATTTATTAGTTGTGCGTGCTTTATGCGATTTACTATTAGATGAACAGGTTGAATCTTCTACGTATAGAGAGCCGCAAATTCAATCGCAAGTAATTAGATCGCAGCCTATAACAACAGTTCAACCAGTTCAACCAGTTATACCGGTTTCTGGAGAACCTGTGTATATAAAAGAAGAAGGGGCAAATGGTAATTCTTTATTTGATTTTTAA
- the cwlJ gene encoding cell wall hydrolase CwlJ, with protein MGVIAYNEEDVKLLARLMRAEAEGEGQQGMLMVGNVGVNRVRGNCLDFKRIRNLRQMVYQNPGGFEATQKGYFYQRAREQDIALARRTIQGQRFWPANFALWFFRPEGPCPPTWYDQQNSGRFKKHCFFQPSAGDCPSVY; from the coding sequence ATGGGTGTTATTGCTTATAACGAAGAAGATGTAAAGTTATTAGCTAGACTGATGCGTGCTGAAGCCGAAGGAGAAGGGCAACAAGGAATGCTAATGGTCGGAAACGTTGGGGTAAATCGTGTCCGTGGAAATTGTTTAGATTTTAAAAGGATACGTAATTTACGTCAAATGGTTTATCAAAATCCTGGTGGTTTTGAGGCAACTCAAAAAGGATATTTTTATCAGCGAGCGAGGGAGCAAGATATCGCATTAGCAAGACGGACCATTCAAGGACAACGTTTTTGGCCCGCTAACTTTGCCTTATGGTTTTTTAGGCCTGAAGGTCCTTGTCCGCCAACTTGGTATGACCAACAAAATTCTGGTCGCTTTAAAAAGCACTGCTTCTTCCAGCCATCTGCCGGAGACTGTCCAAGCGTATATTAG
- a CDS encoding DUF423 domain-containing protein yields the protein MKIFFLLGCIAAGLSVALGAFGAHGLENKISAKMLEVWKTGVTYQMFHAGGLFVVALLMDKIQSSLLTTAGWLMVAGIIMFSGSLYALSTTGIKFFGPITPLGGVAFIVAWILVGTAVVKGL from the coding sequence ATGAAAATTTTCTTTTTACTAGGTTGTATTGCAGCGGGGCTATCTGTTGCGTTAGGAGCCTTTGGGGCACATGGTTTAGAAAATAAAATTTCTGCGAAAATGTTAGAAGTTTGGAAAACAGGCGTTACATATCAAATGTTTCATGCAGGTGGACTATTCGTAGTTGCTCTATTGATGGATAAGATTCAATCATCACTTTTAACTACTGCTGGTTGGCTTATGGTAGCTGGGATTATTATGTTCTCAGGTAGTCTTTACGCACTAAGTACGACAGGTATTAAGTTCTTTGGTCCAATTACACCTCTTGGTGGTGTAGCGTTTATTGTGGCGTGGATTTTAGTAGGAACTGCAGTAGTAAAAGGGTTATAA
- the gerQ gene encoding spore coat protein GerQ, whose protein sequence is MAQQQNPYYGTGFYQPSGTYVQPQQMTAQQQQQQQAMQQQAAQAQLAVSQGMLPLEQSYIENILRLNKGKQATVVMTYERGSSLGTQSYTGIIEAAGRDHIVISEPQSGKRFLLLMIYLDYVEFPEEITYLPSQQATYAPRP, encoded by the coding sequence ATGGCACAGCAACAAAACCCGTACTATGGAACAGGTTTTTATCAACCATCAGGCACTTACGTACAACCGCAACAAATGACCGCGCAGCAACAGCAACAACAGCAAGCAATGCAACAACAAGCTGCTCAGGCTCAACTTGCAGTTTCTCAAGGGATGTTACCGCTCGAGCAATCATACATTGAAAACATTCTTCGCTTAAATAAAGGAAAGCAAGCTACAGTTGTAATGACTTATGAGCGTGGTAGCTCGCTCGGTACACAATCTTATACAGGGATTATCGAAGCGGCCGGACGTGATCATATCGTTATTAGTGAACCACAATCAGGGAAACGTTTTTTACTATTAATGATCTACTTAGATTATGTAGAATTCCCAGAAGAGATTACGTATTTACCTAGTCAACAAGCAACTTATGCTCCGAGACCATAA